DNA sequence from the Pomacea canaliculata isolate SZHN2017 linkage group LG7, ASM307304v1, whole genome shotgun sequence genome:
CAGCCGGTTTGACCAAAGTGGGACACAACCTACTTTCCTCAGTTGACCCAACTAGGGGACATCTAGTGGAGGGTTGAGGAAAGTATGACATCAAATGAGAGGCGGGGCAATATCCTCAGACAGAGCTGTCTGTGAAATAAATGAGGTCTTTAACACGGGAAGTCCCGGGACTACCATTGTCTGTATTGTATTAAACACCGATAGTCAGTACATGAAGAGGAAGAATTTGTAAATTAGATTAACGAGCTTTTGAACTTGTCAACACACGTTCAGGAGAATTGTGACTGATGGTTTCATGTGCGCATGACATGTGTTTTCCAACTTACTAAGGAGAGCAAAGCAGGTTGACATCGTCCTGTACCACAGTCGTATTGTGTGAGGGCGGTGCGCGTGTCCTCTTCGGCTTTTCCTTTTATTAACCTTTAAGAGGAGTTCAGTACAAAGTGACACAAAGGTATCAGACATCTACAACTGTAGACTCTAGTCTGTCTACTTTAAATTTGACGGATATATGAGAAAGGGAAACCTCTGATCATCATCAGTGTGTTTGGGTGTCTTTAAGATTTTATTGTGGTCTTTACATTGAATGACACTAGATTCTGCGCCTTTGTGATTTCAAGCTAGCATCTTCACCTTAATCGGCGGTGAGTTGTCTTGTGattattgtttaattaatgAGGATGTAGAGTCCCGTCCAATGACATCAAAACACCGTTCTGTATCATTTTCGATCAGTGAGTACAAGTAAAACCTCGTACTTCTACAAGTTCCCGGGTTAAGTATTTGAATGAGAAAACCTGGTGTTAGTGTGTGACGGGACTTGATTATAACTGTGGTTTAATTATGTTGCACTAACGAATCTGTTGTACTAACTTAAccagaatttttatttctctctctctctctaaatgtTTTGGAAGTGGGATATTATGCCAAGATATTTGTACAGGACACCATTTTTTCCGAGAACGCATTCAAATACTAGTGTGTACTGTCACCCAACATgaagaaaaactaaatttaGCTCCACCTACCCTAGCTCTTCGTCATGTCAATAAACGTACAATGAAGTACAcactttaaagaagaaaacgtGCCATACTTCGCAGTTACTCTTCAGATAACCCAAACAAAATGTTCCAGTCCCGAAAAGCTTTATCCTTCCCTCATGCACACTCGTTATCTTTCTATCAACCAGTCAAAAGCTGGAAGATACCCCACAAAAGagatgcttttactttttttcattgtcttacTTGAAGTGGTTATGTTGCAGTTTCTATTTAAGATAAAAGTCTACCAGCAAGGCCCTCTGTTAGCCCAGAGACACACATCATGATGGCTGGAGTATTCATCAATTATTTGATATCTATTCTTATAATATCAGTGATTGGGCAAGACACAGGCAAGTATTTTAATGgatttgttgtctttgtgtACAGTAAGAGAATACTATTTGACTGGTTCATAGAATCAAttatgaaaaatagaaaaacttaTCCCACGTTGCGTAATTCAAGACATTAAGGAAGAAGTCATGTCAGTTACTGTTAACATCATAGCAGGACATCGGGGTGGGAAAATGGAAGTAATTTGTACTTTATATTTAGCAACTCGTCTGTCATATCATATCAAAAGTAACATTGTGACAAGGGAAACTTGTATGTCGATGATGAGAGCAGCATCACCTTCaccaaaattatcaaaattgCAAACTAAGTATGCACTTTAAAGATTTGTATTTACCAATCTGGGATCTGAGCTATAAGGGATTAACATAAACTAAAAATGATTAACAGATACATGTGTTTTCCAACAGCGTTTTAAATTTGAATCCACTATGTCCAGAAGCTTGGAAATTGCAGCTGTTTTAAATGCGTTACTCTAAAACCGGAAAATTGAGGATTTTGTAATACTTGAAGCTATATATCTCCCAAAACAGACCTTGCAAGATTGCAGAAGGTGTGCGGTAGCttgctgttattttttctttgtgatatACTCTTTTTTATACAGGTGCCCTGGTTAATTATTCTTAAATGCTTTTGACAAGCTTCTccaataaactgtaaaaacgtatattaatttatttctaaagaGCCTTGCTTTTCACTAATAATCATCTCTCATCGTTATTAAAATGTTCACTCGTTGTTTCTCTTACTTGAATTAAAcgaaaaacaagaatattttgatACAGAGGTAAAGAAATTTATTGTAGTCTGTTACAAGTTAAGTTTGAATAATTCATTACAGATGCTAAGCTGCAAGCACGTCTAGTGGAAGGAAGTTCACCGAGGAGTGGGAGACTGGAAATATTGTACAATGGGACATGGAGCATAGTCTGCGGAGATGGTTTTGGGAAAGAAGAGGCCATcgtggcctgcaggatgcttgGCTTCGACACGTGTGTAACTTTCAGTAGCTTTGCCTTTATGTACagtgtaattataattatatgtttAGCATAGTTACAAAGTTCTTTGACTAGATTGGCTTTATTTAATTCTATCCACGGTTTGTCAGATAAGTTCAGCGTGAAAATTTTAGGAATGCCAAAAGAAACGATACTATAGCGCCTGAATGCTCGTGTGCTTGTTTATCCTTAAagatagatgtgtgtgtgtgtgttagagaggaattttgtgtgtgcttgtgtatggtTCTGATATCGAGTGCAGTTTTTGTCTCTGCTTAATTaaactctttgtctttttccatGAATCttatgttgatttttaaatatcCTTACTTCGCATTTGTACGACGGATTGGTTAACAGATGTTACACTACTTTTTCtatgaacacacaaacatgttgacTGCTCAATAGGCCTTTAGCTTTTGCTGGAAGGTTCCCATGGTACAAGTTAGACTTGGCTCGCATCGTCTTTGACAACCTGATGTGTACAGGGGAGGAGACCAGTTTGGAGCAATGTAACCACACAGGCTTTTACAAGCAAGACTGCGGTCGTTCTAAGGACATTGGTATCATCTGCAGCTCGCGTAAGAACAAGTTATCCCTATATTCAGGCTTGATGCATACTAAATATATTGTAACTGCACTAAGAACCAAATGGGAAGGAGATATTGGAGGAACTATTTTGGCGATGTAACGTCTTGTGTTTGCCATCGCGTTTTAATGGAAGGCTCGCTTTCTTCATGCGACAGCGTAATCATAAACTACCTAGAATAGCTTACAAAGATAAAACCAGAAGAAAGAGGATAATAATacgaaacaaaaaactttatttgcaaTCTTTTcgtttccttcttctttccgGTTTTTACCGTGTATCGAAATTGAAACTTGAGTCCGTGTGTCAGCAGACATATCATTGTAATGTGTGTTGCAACTTGTATTTATTcagagcatttttttcttcatatcgCATGTGTCGGGAACGTGTCTTTTGAAGGACTCTTTATAACTTATGTTTCTAGTTACTACTTAAtatagagaaaataataatgagcaaTAAAACAGCTTCCTTTTTGTGTGAACTGTCTTAGACATTGATACTCTGCGCCATCTTCATGAAATAGACATGTCTATCTTGCTAACCACGTCTACGTCTATATATGCTCAGGAGTCCCCCAAGATTTTGTTCTAGTCCCATCCTCTGTATCATGTGCATAAAACCACTATTCTGATTCAATCTCACTTTGTATCTGAAAAATCTTTTACTGATGACACTCAGCTGTATGCTAGCTGTTCTCCTACTCAGAGACACACTGCTATCCAGAGCATCCAAGACTGTATTTCTGAGATTAGACAATAGATGACCTGcaacaagttaaaaataaatgacgaACAAAAAGCCCCCCCaaaagctttcatttttttaaaagacgagAGCCAAAGCTTACCCTCCCCTGCCTGTCTCCGTTCGTGTAGACGATGccgatgttccttttgttacttcaacacgtAATTTAGGTTACATTATGTCTTCTGACATGTCTGTTGATGAACATGTctctcacatctgtcgttctgcGTACTATTAACTCctgaagatcagctccattcgcttttactctgtccatctcaaccagaCAAATTCTCATCTGCTAATTCGTTCTGTCTAAATTAGACTACTGCAACACGCTTCATGttggctgtccacagtacctcattgaGAAGCTTCAGAAAATAAACTCAGCTGATCGTCTCGTTCTCCGGACtcacaaatgtgaacatgtcaaaccacttcttcactctcttcgtTGGCTGCTAGTTAAAGATAAAATAGACTGCCTGCTCTCAACTTAATGGTATGGAGTCTTTGAAGCTCCTCCccctactttactgaaatcttatCTGTCCGTATCCCTCCCCGAAGCCTTCGCTCCATATCATAATCCTgcattctgtcctccctcccacgAAGACAGTTACATCGGACAagggacgtcctccctctgtgctgctgagCAGTGGAACTCTCACATCGCATTCGTCACTCGGACTctaaggctacattcaaacgttCACTGAAACCATGGagttcactaagtactatccctgaattactattattaactccctggcaatactgtcatgCTAACCGACATGTAACTACTCCATCTGACGCTGTTTATAGTAcatacatcccttcatacctttatcctttgctttaccttctacttTTGTACCTCAACTTTTTGTTGTTCGGTGTCTgtacatacctcactgtccactggctgttatcttttatttatcataacTAGTCTGCGCAGAGtgtgtgatctatcttggttaAGATGCTACGCGTTATTGCAGAATTTCTACTATTAATTCCTTTAAGTTTTCATAAAATTGACAATCGTGTCTGATATAAATCAACAGAAGAACAGGATGGTAGGGATTTATAAGTCTGTAGATAGTAAGATTTGCTGTAGGTCGCTTCTTATTGAACTTTTATAATTGATCAGATGCACAGCTGCAGGTCCGGCTTGTGAATGGAACCTTGTGGAATGGTCTCCTTGAAATATCGTACCACGAAAGATGGGGCTTGGTCTGTTCCAGTAGATATGAAAAAGAACTGGCACAGGTGTTCTGCAGGATGTTGGGATTCAACACGTGTGTTATGTTTCATGGTCTTGCGTTTACCTCTACCgtaattgtatttgttttgtatacCATATTGCACATGTGGAAATAATACATAACAATCTTGTAAAGTTGGTCTTTAGTGGCCATTTGCTTTTCGTTTTATTAAAGCCTTCTAACTGCGTGTTGATTCAAGATGAAGTTTTTCATAACAACACAAAGCTTCTTGCAGGATcacgcgtgtgtgtatatatgtgtgcatgtgtctgtgtcgGACTGTGTCAtttagaagagaaaagaaaaaattaagtgaTCTTAAAAACAAGTAGTGTTTTAGAGcaatgaaaaaagttaaatgagTAAATTTCTCTTGTGGActtattcaaaaatatattgactGTCTCAGCCTTCATTAAAGGGTAGATAATAGAGGCAATGCGCTTGTTTGTATGAgaactttgtttttgaaagtgttcattttgtgtgtgtatatatattgaaatgacttttttaacTGGGTTCATTGGATAGGTAAACaaacgaacacacaaacatactgaCTGTTAAACAGGTCGCAAGCTCTGACGGTGTCAGAATACAGGAACAGAGCAGTATCAACAGATGTCTTCGTTTACAACGTGAAGTGTGCAGGCGATGAGTCCAGCTTAGATGAGTGTAGTCATGAAGAGTTTACGGAAATCTCGTGTCGCTCTGTCACTGCTATCATCTGCAACACACGTAAGAACCtgctgtctcttctctcttgtTTGTATCACATtcaaaaggagggaaaaaaggacaTTTGGATAATAAACTTGACGCACTTACTATTTTGTAAGGAAGAATCCTAGAAAGGTAACTTggctttcttttgaaaagatat
Encoded proteins:
- the LOC112567617 gene encoding deleted in malignant brain tumors 1 protein-like: MCTGEETSLEQCNHTGFYKQDCGRSKDIGIICSSHAQLQVRLVNGTLWNGLLEISYHERWGLVCSSRYEKELAQVFCRMLGFNTSQALTVSEYRNRAVSTDVFVYNVKCAGDESSLDECSHEEFTEISCRSVTAIICNTQHTRMRLRNIDNLGPNRGQVQMDMGGGSWGTVCVEYSSTAKVICKQFGLPS